The Serratia nematodiphila DZ0503SBS1 sequence GTGAGAACACCAGCCCGTACAACATCATTGTGGATGACGATCTGTATGGGCTGAACGCCGACTACCTCGGCTATATTCAGCAGGTGACCGGCATCCGCTTCGCCATTTACGGCTTCGCCGACCTGACCCAGTTGGAGCAGGCGCTGCACGACGGCAAGGTCGATCTGTTGTACGGCATCCCGCAGAGCGAAGCGCTGCACGGGCTGGAGATCTCCCAGCCTTACTACGTCAGCAACCTGCGCGTATTGCGCGATCGCAGCAACGATCGGCCGGTGATGCTCAATTCCGCCAACGCCCGCGTCGCGATCGGCGCGCTGACCGACATGCAGTCCGGCGGCGCCCTGCAGGCGGTGGCATCGCAGATCCAGCGCTACGACAACAACCTGCAGGCGGTCTATTCGCTGCTGAACGGCAGCAGCGACTACTTTATCGCCGACGAGGCCAGCGCCAGCTTTATCATCGACCAGCTGCAGCTTGGCCAGCTCTATCAGATTGAAAGCAACGAGAACCTGGGCAACCTCTCCTTCGTGTTCGCCGCCGCCGATCCGCGGCTGATAGACACGCTGAACACCGCCATCGCCGACGCGCCGATGGAACTGATGAATGCCCTGCAGAGCCGCTGGAGCAAAAAGATCCCCAGCTACCTCGATACCGGCAATGCCGATCTGACGACGATGGAGAAGAATTGGGTAGCGAGCCACCGCGTGGTTTACTACGCCGCCATCGAGAACAACTTCCCGTTCGCCTACCGCGGTTCCGACGGCCAGCCGCGCGGCTACGCCATCGATATTCTCAACATCATCGCGCAAAACACCGGGCTGCGTTTCGCGCCGCTGTGGGCGCGCAATGCCGAGCAGGCCGATCAGCTGGTGCAGTCCGGCCAGGCCAGCTTCCGCGCCGCCCTGCCGCTGGCGCGCGGCGTCAAGGCGCGCTACGGCGCCAGCATGCCGATCCACCGTTCGCTGTGGGGCGTTTACGTCGGCCAGTATGCCAACGGCGTCTCGACCTGGAGCGATCTGGCCGGCAAGCGCATCGGCGTGCTGCAGGGCGATTTGGCTCAGGGGCTGGTGCCGGAGCAGGAACAGACCGTCAGCTTCGCCGACAGCAAGTCGATGTACGACGCGCTGGCCAACGGCCAGCTGGATGCGCTGGTGGATAACGTCATCTCCGCCAACTTTTTGGCGCTGTCGCGCTATTCCGGCGCCATCAAGCTGGCCTTCGCCGCCAACAACATCCCCTATCCGGTGGCCTTCGGCGTGCGCCGCGATCGGCCGCTGCTGCTGGCGATCCTGGATAAGAACCTGATGCAGATCCCGGCGGATACCCTGCAATCGCTGCGCGACGAGTGGATCGTCGACCGCAGCAACCTGATCGACGCGGTGAACGACAACCGCATGCCGCCGCAGACCACCTGGTTGCTGGCGCTGTTGGCCGCCGCCACCGTGCTGCTGCTGGCGCTGACGCTGCGCCGTTTCATGCTGCAGCGCCGTGAAAAACGCGAACGCGAAGAGCTCGAGCAGGCGCGCCGCCGCGCCGAAGCGGAAAACCGCATGAAGAGCAAATTCCTCGCCACCGTCAGCCATGAACTGCGCACGCCGATGCACGCCATCCTCGGCCTGCTGGAACTGGAGCTCAAACGCCAACCTGCGCCGGAAGGCCTGCCGGTGATTTACAGTTCGGCCTCATCGCTGCTCAACCTGCTCAACGACCTGCAGGATCACGCGCGGCTGGAAACCGGGTCGTTGACGCTGGCGCCGAAACCGGTGGCGCTGCGCCCCTGGGTCGCGCGCATCGACGCCCTTTACCGGCCGCTGATCGGCGAACGGCCGTTGACCTTGAGCGTGGTGGCGGATCCGGCTCTGCCGGAGGCGGTGATTATTGATGGTGAGCGTTTACTTCAGGTGGCTAACAACCTGATAAACAACGCGATAAAGTTCACGCCGCGCGGCGCCATTCAGGTCTACGTCGGCTGGCGCGCGCAGGATGAGCGGCAGGGGGAATTGCGATTAACGGTGAACGACAGCGGCTGCGGCATCGCCGCCGATGAAATAGGCAAACTGTTCCAACCGTTTTACCGCGCGCGCGGCGCGCAACGCATCTCGGTGCAAGGTACCGGTTTGGGCCTGTCGATCTGCAAAGAAATCGTCGAACAGATGGGCGGCCGCATCGAGTTGCACTCGCAGCCGGGCGTCGGCACCCGCGTCGAGGTCGCGATACCGGTCGAGCTGAGCGGCGCCGCGACGGCTGGCGCCCAGGAGGAGCACACCTTTGCTCTGCCGTCTTCCACCTTGCGTACCGCGCTGATCGACGACCATCCCACCAATTTGTTGTTGCTGGAACGCCAGCTGCGCCACTTCGGGCTGCAGCCGGCCCGCTTTGAACAAGGCTATGCGCTGCTGAAGGCTCAGCGCCGGCAACCTTTCGATCTGCTGTTTATCGACTATAACATGCCGCGCCCGGACGGCCTGACGCTGGCCAGGCTGATCCGCCGCGACGAACAGCGGCTACGGCGCCCGCCTTGCCGCATCGTGCTCTGCTCGGCAGACGTGCAGGAGTTTACCCGCATCCCGCCAGGGCTGGTGGCGATCGACCACTTCCTGACCAAGCCGATTTCACTGGCGGCGATCGGCCAGGTATTGGCTCAGCAACCGCAGGTTCAGGAAGAAAAGTCAGTCCTTACTGACCTGCGGCAAACGCTGGCCGAAATGGCGGGCGGCGATCGCGCCATGATGCAGCGGCTGGCGCAGACCCTCGGCGATACGCTGCGGCAAGACCGGCAGCGGCTCGCGGACGCCGTCGCCGCGAACGACTGGCCTCGCCTGGAGCAGGCGGCACACCGCATCAAGGGCAGCCTGCTGATGCTGCAGCTGCCGGAAGCTGCGCAACTGTGCCAACAGCTGGTGGATACCGCACGTCGGGGCGAGCTTGCCGCCGCCGCTTATACTAAATTAAAGGCGTTAGTGGCGCAGATAGAACCGGAGCTGGGCGCTCTGCTCGCCGCTGCCCCCTCTTTCGCTATGCATAAGGATGAATAATGTCGGACACTCCACACGTACACCTGCCGAAAGACAGTAATAGTAAACGCCTACTGACCGCTTTTTTAGTCACCGCCGTCTTTATGGTGGCCGAGGTGGTCGGCGGCCTGTTGTCCGGCTCGCTGGCGCTGTTGGCCGACGCCGGCCATATGCTGACCGACGCCGCCGCGCTGCTGGTGGCGCTGATGGCGGTACACTTCTCCCAGCGCAAACCCAACGCGCGCCACACCTTCGGCTACCTGCGCCTGACCACGCTGGCGGCCTTCCTCAACGCCGCAGCGCTGCTGGTGATCGTGGTATTCATCCTGTGGGAGGCGATACGGCGTTTCTTCGAACCGCAGCCGGTGATGGGTACCCCGATGCTGATCATCGCCATAGCGGGGCTGCTGGCGAACCTGTTCGCCTTCTGGCTGCTGCATCGCGGCAGCGAAGAGAAAAATATCAACGTGCGCGCCGCCGCGCTGCATGTGCTGGGCGACCTGCTCGGCTCGGTGGGCGCTATCGTCGCGGCCATCGTTATTCTCGCCACCGGCTGGACGCCGATTGACCCGATCCTGTCGGTACTGGTCTCCTGTCTGGTACTGCGCAGCGCCTGGCGGCTGCTGAAGGAGAGCTTCCACGAGCTGCTGGAAGGCACACCGCAGGAGTTCGATATCGCCAAGCTGCAAAAAGACCTGTGCCTGAACATCCCGGAAGTGCGCAATATCCACCACGTACACGTCTGGCAGATCGGCGAACAGAAGCTGATGACGCTGCATGCGCAGGTGATCCCGCCACATGACCACGATGGGCTGTTGCAACGCATCCAGGCTTATCTGTTGCAACACTACAAGATCGGCCACGTGACCATTCAGATGGAGTACCGGCATTGCGAGACGCCGGACTGCGGTATCAATCGGGCGCCGGAGCCGAGTGAACACTCACATGCCGAAGCGCATTCGCACCTGGGGCATCGCCACTAAGCCAAGAGGGCGCCATCACGGCGCCCTCTGCATTGTTACGGCGCGGAAGATAGCGGATTGGAATGGTTGCGCCCGGCGCTCTTGATCCACAGCCAGGAGCCGTTCAGCGCGATCAACGTCAGAATGACGTACTCCAGCGCCATCGCGTAAACGCCCTGGTAAGCGAAGATCGCCACGCTGATGACATCGATCACCACCCACAGCAGCCAGTTTTCCACGTACTTGCGCGTCATCAGGATCATCGCCACGATGGACAGCACCATCATCGCCGAATCCCAGAACGGGAAAGCGTCCGGCTGCAGCGTCGGCATCTGTACGTTCAGCCCCAGCCCTTGCATCACCGCCACCGCAATCTGCGTCAGCCAGGCGAACACGCGGTCAATGTTGAAGGTCATCAGGCCGATGCCGATGACGCACACCGCCGCCCAAGCCAGCGCTTTCGGCAGCGGCAGCCAGCGGATCTGCAGCTCAGCCTGATTATCCTGCGTCTGGCGGCTCCAGGCATACCAACCGTAAATATTGGCGCCGAAGAAAAACAGCTGCAGCAGCAGGCTGGCGTACAGCTGGATCTGGAAGAAAATCACCGCGAACAGCGTGACGTTGATCAGGCCGAACAGGTAGTTGATGATTTTTTCCTTGCTGGCGTACCAGATGCACAGCAATCCGAACAGGGTGCCGATGGCTTCGATCCACGACAGATCGTAACCGCCCGCGCCAAGCGGAATATGCACCAGAATATTGCTGGTACTGAAGAAGCTCATGAGGTCATCCTTTTAAACGGTTAAGCGTTGCCTTTAACCTGCATCTTAAGCTGAGCGGCGAAATCCAGCATGCGGTTCAGCGGCACCAGCGCCTTTTCACGCAACGCAGCGTCCACGTGGATCTCATGCTGCGCGCCCCCCTGCTCCAGCCCTTCGGCAATCGCCTTCAGGCCATTCATCGCCATCCACGGGCAATGCGCGCAGCTGCGGCAGGTCGCGCCTTCTCCGGCGGTCGGCGCTTCGAACAGCTCCTTGTCCGGACAGGCCTGCTGCATCTTGTAAAAGATACCGCGATCGGTAGCAACGATCAGCTGTTGATGCGGCAATGTTTTCGCCGCCTGAATCAACTGGCTGGTAGACCCCACCGCATCCGCCAGCTCGACCACCGCCTGAGGCGATTCGGGATGCACCAGGATAGCCGCCTGCGGATAGAGCGCCTTCATGCGCCGCAGCGCCTGGGTCTTGAACTCGTCATGGACAATGCAGGCGCCTTGCCAGCACAGCACGTCGGCGCCGGTCTGCTTCTGCACATAGCTGCCGAGATGGCGATCCGGCGCCCAAATAATTTTCTCGCCCAGGCTATCCAGATGCTCGATCAGTTCGACGGCGATGCTGGAGGTCACCACCCAGTCGGCGCGCGCTTTGACCGCCGCCGAGGTGTTCGCATAGACCACCACGGTGCGATCGGGATGGCTGTCGCAAAACGCATGGAACTCCTCTTCCGGGCAACCCAGGTCAAGCGAACATTCGGCAAACAGGGTCGGCATCAGCACCTGTTTTTCCGGGCTGAGGATCTTGGCGGTCTCCCCCATGAAGCGCACGCCGGCCACCAACAACGTGGAAGCCGGATGGGCGCTGCCGAAGCGCGCCATTTCCAGCGAATCCGCCACGCAGCCACCGGTTTCTTCCGCCAGCGCCTGGATTTCCGGATCGGTATAGTAGTGGGCGACCATCACCGCATTGCGCTGCTTGAGCAGGGTTTTGATCTTCTCGCGATAAAAGGCTTTTTCCGCTACGTCCAGCGGTACCGGTTTCGGCGGGAAGGGATACACCGCCGCGTTGACATCAAACATTTCACTCATCGCTGCAATCTCATGCTAGGCTAGGCGCCTGCCGCGTGAATATCGCCTGCCGCAACGCCCATCGTTTTATATACTAAACAAAATACCTAAAATCGCGCGAAAAGTCCGCTGATATTTTCATATTTGCGCACTCAGTGTTTAATGGATTAAAAAACATAGGCGTTGACCACGCAAATCGCTGCAGATAATGCCCCGGAGAGAACGTATAGCGTTCAGAGAACGACGAGATGCAGAACGTTGCGGTGTTGAAACGAGAAAGCAGAAGATTCGGGTGCGGGATTACAGATGCGAAAAAAGCGCCAAAAGGCGCTTTTTCTGAATGGGTGGGTCGTGCAGGATTGATTCGGCCTGTGGCCTCACCCTGCGGGCAACGCTGCGCGTTGTCGTATCGCTGCGCGATGCTCGAACCTCTACGGCTATCCGCCTATTTCATAGACGGCCCCTTCGGGCCAGCGCAAGCGCTGTTCAAAAGCATAAATGCTTTTGTCTCATCCTGCACAACTCGGTAAACTCTGTTGGCAAGAGGATAAGTCAGGTTTGGGTGTTACAGAAACGAAAAAAGCGCCAAAAGGCGCTTTTCTCTGAATTGGTGGGTCGTGCAGGATTCGAACCTGCGACCAATTGATTAAAAGTCAACTGCTCTACCAACTGAGCTAACGACCCGCAGTGTGGTGGGTGATGACGGGCTCGAACCGCCGACCCCCTCCGTGTAAAGGAGATGCTCTACCAACTGAGCTAATCACCCACTGCTGTGGTACTGCTATTTTTCACATCCTGTTCTCAAAGAGTGGTGGGTCGTGCAGGATAACTCGGCCTTTGGCCTCGCCCTAACGGGCCATCACCGGGGTGATGTTGTCTCGCTTCGCGAGACTCGAACCTCTACGGCTATCCGTCTATTTCATAGACGGCCCCTTCGGGCCAGCGCAAGCGCTGTTCAAAAGCGTAAACGCTTTTGTCTCATCCTGACGATTTAACACCTTGCTCTATCAAAGAGTGGTGGGTCGTGCAGGATTCGAACCTGCGACCAATTGATTAAAAGTCAACTGCTCTACCAACTGAGCTAACGACCCACTGATGTGGTTTACTGCTGATGGCGAATAGGTTACAAAAACCGACTCGCGGAAAACAAGGATGGGGATGTTCAGGACAACTCGACGGGTACTCGACTCGGACCTTTACTTTGCCACATCAAACCGATTCTGAAGCTGCCATTCTCTAAGAATGGTGGGTCGTGCAGGATTCGAACCTGCGACCAATTGATTAAAAGTCAACTGCTCTACCAACTGAGCTAACGACCCATAACAGTGGTGGGTGATGACGGGCTCGAACCGCCGACCCCCTCCGTGTAAAGGAGATGCTCTACCAACTGAGCTAATCACCCACTGTTGTGGTTACTGCTACTTCAGAAATTGGTGGGTCGTGCAGGATTCGAACCTGCGACCAATTGATTAAAAGTCAACTGCTCTACCAACTGAGCTAACGACCCAATTTCCCTGCCGCTTTAACATCTTGCAAGATGTCTTGGCAACGGCGGCATATATTACTAATTTATCTTGGCAGCGCAACCTAAATTTTTTACTGATGCGTTCAACTGCTTGTTCTTCACGCGAATGAGCCCAGAAATCGGTCAAATCGACTAACTTCTGGGCTCATTTTTCTAACCGTTAACCGCCTACGCGACTTTTCGCCTGCTTGGCCGCCGCACTGGTTGGGTATTGTTTAATCACCTGCTGGAACACGGCCTTGGCTTTATCAGCCTGCCCTTTTTCCTGCATGATGATACCCACCTTGTACATGGCGTCCGGCGCCTTCGGTGATTTAGCGTAATTCTTCACCACCACCGCAAAATAATAGGCCGCATCGTCTTTTTTACCCTTGTTGTAGAACAACTGACCCAGCCAATAGTTGGCGTTGGGCTGGTAAGTAGACTTCGGGTACTGTTTTACGAAGGACTGAAAGGCGGAAATCGCCTGATCATACTGTTTTTTTTCCAGCGCCAGAGAAACAGCGGCGTTGTAGTCACTGTTCTCATCACCGCCACTCGGCGTTGCAGAAGCGGCTGCAGGCGCGCTGCTGCCCGCATCGGAAGATGCGCCTGCGGCTGCCCCGCCGGCAGCGCCTGCTGCCGCAGAGGCGCTCTGAGCGCCGCCCTGGCTGAGGCTATCCATCTGTTGATAGATTTGCTTCTGGCGTTCAACGACCTGATTCAACTGATACTGGCTTTCCTGGATTTGCCCACGGAGAGAATCAATGTCGCGTTGATTGTCAGAGAGTTGCTGCTGGAGTTGGTTTAAAAGCTGGCCTTGAGCATTGCTGATGCGCTCAAGCGAGGTGACACGGTCTTCGACCGAGCCGGAGCCGACATTACTGATTGGCGCTTGGGCAGTAGCGGCCCAAGGGGCCGCTACGCCAACCAGTAACGACAGACTCAACAGGTGACGTCTGAAGTTACTGTTCATGCGATTCTCTTAGTAAACCAGAACGGCACGACGGTTTTTAGCATAAGCCGCTTCGTCGTGGCCCAGTACTGCTGGTTTTTCTTTACCGTAAGAAACGATAGAGATCTGGTCAGCGGAAACGCCTTTACCTTGCAGGTACATTTTAACGGCGTTAGCACGACGCTCACCCAGAGCGATGTTGTATTCCGGCGTGCCGCGTTCGTCAGCGTGGCCTTCAACGGTCACTTTGTAAGACGGGTTGTTACGCAGGAATGCAGCGTGCGCGTCCAGCATCTGAGCGAATTCGGAGCTTACGTCATACTTGTCCAGGCCGAAGTAAACGATGTTGTTCTTCTGCAGTTCTTGCATCTGCAGACGAGCTTGTTCTTCGGAAGACAGGTTGCTGCTGCCGTTTTCCATACCAGTGCCGGCGCCAGCGCCCATACCAGATTGGTCGTTGTTCGCGCTTTTGTTAGAACTACAAGCTGCTACAGCCAGAACTGGCAGTGCCAGCAGAAGCCCTTTCAGCACTTTGTTCAGTTGCATTTCTTTGATCCTTTTATAGTTTGCCATACATATTTACACATGCATCACAGATACGGCGACCAGGCAGGGAATTTGACCTGTCCATCAGTTGCCGGAAGACGCGCTTTGAAACGCCCATCAGTTGACACCAACTGCAGCACGGAGCCCATACCTTGCGTGGAGCTATAGATCACCATGGTGCCGTTTGGCGCAATACTAGGCGTTTCATCCAGGAAGGTGCCGGTCAAAACCTGAACGGCGCCCGATCCAAGATCTTGTTTGGCGATGTGTTGTGCACCACTGTTGGTGCTCACCATCACCAGGAATTTACCGTCGGAGCTGACTTCAGAATCCTGGTTCTGAGAGCCTTCCCACGTCAGACGCTGCGCGGCACCGCCGCTGGCGCTGATTTTATAAATCTGCGGACGCCCGCCCTGGTCGGAGGTAAACGCCAGCGACTGGCCATCCGGGAACCAGGTCGGTTCGGTGTTGTTGTTGCGGCCATCGGTCAGCTGCGTGATCTGGCCGGAGCCGAGGTTCATCACGTACAGGTTCAGGCTGCCGCTCTTGGACAGCGCGAAGGCCAGCTTGCTGCCGTCCGGCGAGAACGCCGGCGCACCGTTGTGGCGCGGGAACGAGGCGATCTGGCGGATAGCGCCGTTAGCCAGGGTCTGCACCACCAGCGCAGAGCGGCCGCTCTCGAAGGTCACGTAAGCCAGTTTGCTGCCGTCCGGCGACCAGGCCGGCGACATCAGCGGCTCAGGCGAACGGTGCACCGTGAACTGGTTGTAACCGTCGTAATCCGCTACGCGCAGCTCGTACGGGAATTTTCCACCGTTGGTCTGCACCACGTAGGCGATACGGGTGCGGAACGCGCCCTTGATGCCGGTCAGCTTCTCGAACACTTCGTCGCTGGCGGTATGGGCAGAATAACGCAACCACTGTTTGGTCACTTTATACTGGTTCTGCGCCAAGACGGTGCCCGGCGAACCCGAGGTGTCCACCAGTTGGTAGGAAATCAGGTAGCTGCCGTCGGCGCCAGGTTGAACCTGGCCGACCACCACGGCGTCGATGCCCAATGCAGTCCAGGCCGCCGGCGTCACTTCAGACGCGGAGGTCGGTTGCTGCGGCATGCGCGCCACGTCGATCGGGTTGAATTTGCCGCTGTTGCGCAGATCCGCGCCGACAATCTTGCCGATATCTTCCGGCGGCGTGCCTGGGCCCGCCCATTTAAATGGCACCACGCCAATCGGGCGAGCGGAGTCGACCCCTTGGGTGATTTCAATGCGAACTTCCGCGTGCAGCACGGACGCCCACAGAATTAAAAAACCTAGCGCTACTCGAAATGCCTGCTTCATCTCATCTCCCTTATCCAGGCGGGATGCCTGCGATAAATTAGCAGAATTTTAACAAACCAACTTACGCAAAACTACATAATCCCTGTTGGTTACCTTAGTACATCCCTGTGATGTCACTCAGCTCAAACAACCATTATTAAGGTTTGAATTCAAGGGTAGCATTCTTAACATGCTGATAAACGGCATCGCTCGGCGGCTTAGGTATGTGCGCCAACTTGGCGGCAGAGACCGCGGCCTGACACAATGCCGGATCGCCACCAGCCGGTTGTACGCTTATCAGCAGGCCGTCCGGCGCCAGCTTGATACGCAGGTCACAGGTTTTACCGGCGAACGAACTGGCGTCATAGAACTTGCTTTCAATCGCGCTTTTAACCTGCCCAATATAACCGTTGATATCCGCCCCGCTGGCGCCAGCCGTCTTGGCATTGCCCTGGCCGGCCGGTTTACCGTCGCCCTTCGATTTGGCACCGCCGCCTTTCGGCGCGTTCTTGCCATCCGCCAGGCCACCAAACAGGTCATCAACTTCCGCCGACTGCTTCGCAGCCTCGGCGGCGGCTTTTTTCTTCTCTGCAGCGGCTTTCTTGGCTGCCGCAGCTTTCTCAGCGGCGGCCGCTTTCTTCTCTGCCTCGGCGGCAGCCTTCTTCTCGGCTTCCGCTGCGGCTTTTTTCTCAGCTTCAGCGGCCGCTTTCTTCTCCGCGGCCTCTGCGGCTTTCTTTTCTGCCGCAGCGGCGGCGGCTTTCTTCGCCTCTTCCGCCTGTTTCTTGGCGGCGGCGGCGGCGGCCGCTTCTTTCTTGGCTTCCGCTTCGGCTTTCTTCTGGGCTTCCGCCTGCGCCTTGGCGACCTTGTCCGCTTCGGCCTTCGCCTTGGCGGCAGCGGCTTCGGCGACCTTCTGTTGTTCTTTGGCCTTGGCTGCGGCGGCTTCCGCCGCTTTTTGCTGCTCGGCGGCCTGTTTTTGCTGCTCCGCCGCCTTCTGCTGTTGCTCAGCCTGCGCCTTGGCGTCCTGCGCGGCTTTCTCCTGCGCCGCCAAACGCTCTTTCTCCAGCTCTTTCAGGCGCTGCTGCTGCTCCGCCTGCTTCTGCTGAAGCTCTTCGGCCTGTTGCTCCGCTTTTTTCTGGCGCTGCTTCTCGGCACGCTGCGCATCGTTGCTCTGCTGCTGCTGGCGGTTGTACTGTTCCACCACCGCGCCGGGATCGACCATCACCGCCCCCACCACGGTGCCATCGCCGCCGCCGCCGGCGCCCATGTCGACCTTTTCCTGCAGCGATCCCCAAATCAGCAGGGCAATCAGTATGAAGTGCAGAACGACCGAAACAATAACGGCGCGGTTCAGCTTATCGTTTTGCTCAGTTGCCTTTACCAAAATAGATTCCCAAAAACTGGTGTTGCTTATACGGGGTTCCTGGGCCGCAGCGCAGGAACCGGGTTGCCGTTGGCCTTACGGTCAGATCGGCTGGGTCATCAGCCCCACGGAAGCCACGCCCGCCTGATGGAGAATATTCAATGCCTTGATAATCTCATCGTAAGGGACTTCCTTCGCACCGCCGATCAAAAAGACCGTTTTCGGGTTAGCCGCCAAACGCGACTTGGCTTCGGCCGCGACTTGCTCAGGCGGCAGCAGCTCCATACGGTTGTGATCCACCACCAGGGTGTATTGACCTACGCCGGAAACCTCGAGGATCACCGGCGGATTGTCATCGCTG is a genomic window containing:
- a CDS encoding ATP-binding protein; translated protein: MMRRALLLLILWCGLAQAGEPVRYQLVSNLNPPENMLIVGEKNPWRDRTLRVGIISENTSPYNIIVDDDLYGLNADYLGYIQQVTGIRFAIYGFADLTQLEQALHDGKVDLLYGIPQSEALHGLEISQPYYVSNLRVLRDRSNDRPVMLNSANARVAIGALTDMQSGGALQAVASQIQRYDNNLQAVYSLLNGSSDYFIADEASASFIIDQLQLGQLYQIESNENLGNLSFVFAAADPRLIDTLNTAIADAPMELMNALQSRWSKKIPSYLDTGNADLTTMEKNWVASHRVVYYAAIENNFPFAYRGSDGQPRGYAIDILNIIAQNTGLRFAPLWARNAEQADQLVQSGQASFRAALPLARGVKARYGASMPIHRSLWGVYVGQYANGVSTWSDLAGKRIGVLQGDLAQGLVPEQEQTVSFADSKSMYDALANGQLDALVDNVISANFLALSRYSGAIKLAFAANNIPYPVAFGVRRDRPLLLAILDKNLMQIPADTLQSLRDEWIVDRSNLIDAVNDNRMPPQTTWLLALLAAATVLLLALTLRRFMLQRREKREREELEQARRRAEAENRMKSKFLATVSHELRTPMHAILGLLELELKRQPAPEGLPVIYSSASSLLNLLNDLQDHARLETGSLTLAPKPVALRPWVARIDALYRPLIGERPLTLSVVADPALPEAVIIDGERLLQVANNLINNAIKFTPRGAIQVYVGWRAQDERQGELRLTVNDSGCGIAADEIGKLFQPFYRARGAQRISVQGTGLGLSICKEIVEQMGGRIELHSQPGVGTRVEVAIPVELSGAATAGAQEEHTFALPSSTLRTALIDDHPTNLLLLERQLRHFGLQPARFEQGYALLKAQRRQPFDLLFIDYNMPRPDGLTLARLIRRDEQRLRRPPCRIVLCSADVQEFTRIPPGLVAIDHFLTKPISLAAIGQVLAQQPQVQEEKSVLTDLRQTLAEMAGGDRAMMQRLAQTLGDTLRQDRQRLADAVAANDWPRLEQAAHRIKGSLLMLQLPEAAQLCQQLVDTARRGELAAAAYTKLKALVAQIEPELGALLAAAPSFAMHKDE
- the zitB gene encoding CDF family zinc transporter ZitB, whose protein sequence is MSDTPHVHLPKDSNSKRLLTAFLVTAVFMVAEVVGGLLSGSLALLADAGHMLTDAAALLVALMAVHFSQRKPNARHTFGYLRLTTLAAFLNAAALLVIVVFILWEAIRRFFEPQPVMGTPMLIIAIAGLLANLFAFWLLHRGSEEKNINVRAAALHVLGDLLGSVGAIVAAIVILATGWTPIDPILSVLVSCLVLRSAWRLLKESFHELLEGTPQEFDIAKLQKDLCLNIPEVRNIHHVHVWQIGEQKLMTLHAQVIPPHDHDGLLQRIQAYLLQHYKIGHVTIQMEYRHCETPDCGINRAPEPSEHSHAEAHSHLGHRH
- the pnuC gene encoding nicotinamide riboside transporter PnuC, whose protein sequence is MSFFSTSNILVHIPLGAGGYDLSWIEAIGTLFGLLCIWYASKEKIINYLFGLINVTLFAVIFFQIQLYASLLLQLFFFGANIYGWYAWSRQTQDNQAELQIRWLPLPKALAWAAVCVIGIGLMTFNIDRVFAWLTQIAVAVMQGLGLNVQMPTLQPDAFPFWDSAMMVLSIVAMILMTRKYVENWLLWVVIDVISVAIFAYQGVYAMALEYVILTLIALNGSWLWIKSAGRNHSNPLSSAP
- the nadA gene encoding quinolinate synthase NadA, which encodes MSEMFDVNAAVYPFPPKPVPLDVAEKAFYREKIKTLLKQRNAVMVAHYYTDPEIQALAEETGGCVADSLEMARFGSAHPASTLLVAGVRFMGETAKILSPEKQVLMPTLFAECSLDLGCPEEEFHAFCDSHPDRTVVVYANTSAAVKARADWVVTSSIAVELIEHLDSLGEKIIWAPDRHLGSYVQKQTGADVLCWQGACIVHDEFKTQALRRMKALYPQAAILVHPESPQAVVELADAVGSTSQLIQAAKTLPHQQLIVATDRGIFYKMQQACPDKELFEAPTAGEGATCRSCAHCPWMAMNGLKAIAEGLEQGGAQHEIHVDAALREKALVPLNRMLDFAAQLKMQVKGNA
- the cpoB gene encoding cell division protein CpoB; protein product: MNSNFRRHLLSLSLLVGVAAPWAATAQAPISNVGSGSVEDRVTSLERISNAQGQLLNQLQQQLSDNQRDIDSLRGQIQESQYQLNQVVERQKQIYQQMDSLSQGGAQSASAAAGAAGGAAAGASSDAGSSAPAAASATPSGGDENSDYNAAVSLALEKKQYDQAISAFQSFVKQYPKSTYQPNANYWLGQLFYNKGKKDDAAYYFAVVVKNYAKSPKAPDAMYKVGIIMQEKGQADKAKAVFQQVIKQYPTSAAAKQAKSRVGG
- the pal gene encoding peptidoglycan-associated lipoprotein Pal translates to MQLNKVLKGLLLALPVLAVAACSSNKSANNDQSGMGAGAGTGMENGSSNLSSEEQARLQMQELQKNNIVYFGLDKYDVSSEFAQMLDAHAAFLRNNPSYKVTVEGHADERGTPEYNIALGERRANAVKMYLQGKGVSADQISIVSYGKEKPAVLGHDEAAYAKNRRAVLVY
- the tolB gene encoding Tol-Pal system beta propeller repeat protein TolB → MKQAFRVALGFLILWASVLHAEVRIEITQGVDSARPIGVVPFKWAGPGTPPEDIGKIVGADLRNSGKFNPIDVARMPQQPTSASEVTPAAWTALGIDAVVVGQVQPGADGSYLISYQLVDTSGSPGTVLAQNQYKVTKQWLRYSAHTASDEVFEKLTGIKGAFRTRIAYVVQTNGGKFPYELRVADYDGYNQFTVHRSPEPLMSPAWSPDGSKLAYVTFESGRSALVVQTLANGAIRQIASFPRHNGAPAFSPDGSKLAFALSKSGSLNLYVMNLGSGQITQLTDGRNNNTEPTWFPDGQSLAFTSDQGGRPQIYKISASGGAAQRLTWEGSQNQDSEVSSDGKFLVMVSTNSGAQHIAKQDLGSGAVQVLTGTFLDETPSIAPNGTMVIYSSTQGMGSVLQLVSTDGRFKARLPATDGQVKFPAWSPYL
- the tolA gene encoding cell envelope integrity protein TolA; amino-acid sequence: MVKATEQNDKLNRAVIVSVVLHFILIALLIWGSLQEKVDMGAGGGGDGTVVGAVMVDPGAVVEQYNRQQQQSNDAQRAEKQRQKKAEQQAEELQQKQAEQQQRLKELEKERLAAQEKAAQDAKAQAEQQQKAAEQQKQAAEQQKAAEAAAAKAKEQQKVAEAAAAKAKAEADKVAKAQAEAQKKAEAEAKKEAAAAAAAKKQAEEAKKAAAAAAEKKAAEAAEKKAAAEAEKKAAAEAEKKAAAEAEKKAAAAEKAAAAKKAAAEKKKAAAEAAKQSAEVDDLFGGLADGKNAPKGGGAKSKGDGKPAGQGNAKTAGASGADINGYIGQVKSAIESKFYDASSFAGKTCDLRIKLAPDGLLISVQPAGGDPALCQAAVSAAKLAHIPKPPSDAVYQHVKNATLEFKP
- the tolR gene encoding colicin uptake protein TolR — protein: MARVRGRSRRELKSEINIVPLLDVLLVLLLIFMATAPIITQSVEVDLPDATDSKTVSSDDNPPVILEVSGVGQYTLVVDHNRMELLPPEQVAAEAKSRLAANPKTVFLIGGAKEVPYDEIIKALNILHQAGVASVGLMTQPI